From Salarias fasciatus chromosome 8, fSalaFa1.1, whole genome shotgun sequence:
AACTTatcttaaaatgtgtgtgtgtgtgtctgtgtgtgtagcgGCAGCGGGTTCCTGAACTCGGTTCCTATCATGCCCGTCGACATGGCAGTGAGGCTCTATCTCGCCTGCTCGCCTCCTCTGCACCCCTTCCTCCGTAACCATGGTGACTGCTGTGCGCCGTCCGTGCCGCCGCTGCGACCGTGCCTGACTACTGCTGGCGACGACGTTACCATGGCGACGGTGGTGTCGGCCTGCAGAAACGGTGGCAAACCCGGAAGGCAGAAGAAGAGTGTGGTGTTCGCCGACTCGCAGGGTTTGGCGCTCGCCACCGTCCACGTCTTGGAAGAGTTGGAGGACGATGAGCTGAGCGAGCTGCAGTTCCAGTTGACGCAGATAGAGGGCGCCACttccaggctgcagctggaggacagtGCAGGTAAGACGAGCTCTAGGTCCTGTGGTCAGAAAGGAGCAGAGGAACCACTTGAAGGACGAAGCTTCTCTAAGGACTGTCCGCTCTGTTGCCATGACGACACTAATCGGGTTCGAACCTTCTTCTCTCGCAGGCTCAGTGGACTCTGGTCcggctctggttctggacttCACCCCTCCAGCTGCAGACTATCTGGACCTGCGGAACCGCCTCAAAGCACAGCAGGTCAGCCTGGAGACGTGCTCGGTGCAGGACCGGCTGCTGTCCGGCACCGTCCAGGTCCGAAACATCTGCTTCGAGAAGTCTGTGTGGATCCGGATCACCTTCGACTCGTGGCGTTCTTTCCGGGACGTCAGGTGTTGGCACCTCAACAACGTCTACGCGTCCCCCGATGTCGAcaccttctccttctccatcgAGGTGCCGGCGGCGTGCGAGTCGGGCGGCCACGTCCAGTTCTGCGTCCAGTACTGCACTCAGGACAAGACCTTCTGGGACAACAACCACGGGAACAACTACTGCCTGGCGCCGGTGGATCAGGGCGCCGGCCACAGCGACGACTGTCCAGCGGCGCTGCCCATCCTCGTTCCAGAGAAGAGGTCCGAGGTCGACCCGTTCGGGAGTCCTCGGACGTCAGCGGGAATCTTCCCCGAGTGGCAAAGCTACGGGCACATCCAGACCAGCACCCCCTACTGGTGAGAGCACCACAGGACACTTCAACGCCGCACTGTTAGATGAAACATTTGCACTCGAGCACCGGGCGCCGTCTGGTCTGTAGAAGCTCCAAACGAGTCTGGACCAAGCTCAACCCGCACCCTCTCTCCTCAGGAAGTCCCACATCTGTTCTGCTTTCACACACTGGCTGGTACACACGGTCCAACCCCTCCCAACAACCTCagggaagacacacacaaacacccacacacacgcctgcGATTTTAAAATTCCAGAGTCACTTCCAGACAATCAGGACTCCTGAAGGCTGGCAAAACCAGGAGACCACCTGTAGTGTTTTCTGTGAATCTCCAAAGACCCTAAAAtgtcctcctgcacctcctcacAGCCGCTGGCAGGAAATACAAGCCTAATATTCTGGACCTGGATTAAGTCAAGATCTTAGACCCTCCTAGACCCTGTGAGTCCCTGCCAGACTGGACCTGATCACTGCTGCCTCAGAGCTGAAACCAGGaagctcctcacagctgctgctgagaggagctCCGGAGCTTCTGATCTCCTTCTgacctctctctgtctttttaatACTTCCATCGTTCACTCCTCCAGTGTTCCTCACACGTTCTTGTAGCATTCTTCTCATTTCTTCCACGGGTCTTTTAGATGTTCctccatatttttttaaaaagtttctccAGCGTTTCATGTTCTAATGTCACTGCACTGTTGGTTTTAGCACTCCGTTCCTTTTAAATGTTCTCACACTACTCCTCACAATCTGCAGGTTGTAAGCCCCGCCCTGTTTACTGATATGCTTGAGttcgccccccccctccctgtttTAGCTGATGCCTTCCACTGGGGGGGGTCACACGTTTCTCACCCCACTTCCTGctgactgatgtgtttttaagccccgcccccgtgACTGTGGGCAGGATTGTGGACAAAGTCGATCGGTTCTCCCTCATTGTGGTGCTGCTGCACGGCAACGGAGGCAACCGGCTCAGAATGGAAGAACGCCTTAAAAGTCGActgtgcgtgtgagcgtgcacgtgtCAAACAATAAGTGTTAGATGTAATGAGACTGAAGTCCAGCAggatgtaatcagattacagtcCAGTGAAAATGTGTCACTGGATTTGAATGCAATGCCTTTAGTGTTAGGTGTGAATGTAATCGGATTACTGTGTGTAATCTCAGTGGTGATGAGACtacacacagatctgatgaGATGCTTGCACAGAAGTTCAGATTCAGTCGGGTTAATGTAGTCAGATTACACAGTCATGCTTTATAAACCTTACAGAGGCTCACCAGCTCCTGAACGCCTCGTGATGCATTCAGGTCCTTCCGCAAAACTCCGGTTCAGCccgctgtgttttttttgcagtcctCCTGTTTTCTGCTGATGAAATCTGAATCCCGTCACTGTGCCTGttacctgcagggggcgctctacagggtgtgtgtgctgGATTCCATCCTGTAGGAGACATAAattttcccagaatgctttgaGACAAGATGTTCTGCCAGCATTTATTGCACTAGAGAAAACTAGCCAATCACGTGTCTTCAGGTGAGGGTGGGAGGGGcttcagcaggaagtgatcTAAGCAAGGACCGTTTGCTCCTTCTGTGTGGTtcctttttcaaataaaaatctgaaacctctgtgtgtgtttgatttttttttaacaacaacaTGCAAAAATAACAACGACACAGAATTTAAAACACAGTAAAGACAGTCTGAACAGTTAAATACAATGACACAACAGGAGGCAGAAAGTCAGGCTGGATCAAATGTATTAGCAGCTGGAGGTCACACAACTagccacacgcacacacacaggcgtgcaTTACACAACGAGCTGATCTGTCCTCTGCCAACATGATGGATTAACACAGGCAGCATTCAACAGCTGCACGGCAGCAAGCATGTCatgtctgagacacacacacacacacacactatatataTTTAAACTGGGGTGATGCATTAGGAAGGCAAAGATTTTCAGgtgaactttttttaaaataaaatgtcaaagtgtgtgtacgtgcatccTGTCATCACACATCATTAGTCTGAGTGTCAGAGTTATATAAGGTCCATTCAGAGCTGAGAGACCCCGTTACAtaactttgacacacacacacacacacacacacacaggagtctGTCCAGTGATGCATTCATGAATACTCGGAAGGTCATGTTTCTGAATAGGGAAGTCAAACTGGGAACTTTACACTGTTCGGGCTGGAAGTTCAGAGATGTTAATGTAATGTGAGAAATGACAAAAGTATCTTGTTCTCGCTGTATAGTGTAAATAATCACCAAAACCTGTGTTTGGGTTCAACACTGCAAAGTCCCCTGAACATCTGTCCtcatgatcacacacacacacacacacacacacacacacacacacacacacacacacacacacacacagttgggTGGAACACGAGTAAACACACAGGTAAGCTATTGTGACCACAattctgaagtgaaaatttCGGACAATTATTCTTCAAATATTTTTCAGCAGCGTTTATTGATTAAAGGTTGTTGCCAATGAgaagtttaaacagttaagatTCATCTTGTAGCTTCAATCTCTCCTCATCTCTTCTAGCTCCCCCCCAAAAAGCCAACACAAAATGTCTTTACACTTGGAAAATATCAGTCAAAACAACAAACGCTGCCATTCCTGGAGTTACAATCACTTCTTTCACTCATCCTCTCTGCAGAATCCATCATCAACAAAATCTCAAGACAAAACAAATCCTTCAGTGATTTAATTATTCGTAATGTGAATTTAACAACTTTTATAATCCCTCACAAAAGCAGTTCAAATGTCTGAGTTATTTTTGGTTTATTGAGTTTTCCTAACCTTAAGAGCTGTCCTCGGCatgaagtgttttttggggAGTGGAATATTATGCAGTCATGGAAGGAACATGTCTGCTGGCGCTGAAATCAGTTTCCAGAGATCTCTAGGACACTTCGTTGCCCATGGAGCAGAAAAAAGGTGGCATGTTCTCAACAACGGAGCAAGCTTGGATGAGTCCACAACATAGAAAGCAAAAGACTCAGATCGCTTTATCAAGTGGAGTAAATGaaaaaattctgaataaacACAGTGGATTGATATAAGGGGAAGGAAAATAGAAGGGAGGAGACTGAGCCAACCACATGAGATGACTGTCTTTCTGCCTAAATCTAAGAACAGATAAAAGAACAGTCAGTCTTCAAGGAAAATCAAAGACCCAAAACAAGACAACCAGAAAACGCCAACCCAAACTAAGAGAACTGAGGAAACAtgagagaaaggaaaacactgctgccacaGTCAGGATCTTCCCCCGGGAAGAGAACGCCATCTCCCAGGCCTCTTTTTATAGCTTCCTGATTGCTAATTGTCTGCAGCTTGCAAACCTGTAAAGaacaggaagagggaggagaaaacagcaaCTAGCGCCTCCCAAAGGTAATGCACGCCAACAACAAGCCACACGGCAGCGGCTTCGAGCTGAAGGCAGTTCTCTCGTTTCATTCAGCATGTATGGCTGTAATCTCccacacagacagcagcacaaGATGCTTCTTGCCGCTTGTAGGAGCCAATTAATGCAAGGTGTTAAATAGGAAACTGACCATTGCCCGACAGGAAAGACAGTTTTGACCGCCGCCGTCATCATGGAAGCAGGGAAGTTTATTTGAAGGAAAATAATTCATCAGTAAACAATCATCTCTTTGTTACTTCATCCATGCTGTGAAGGCCGTCAGCGCATCAAaccaaaatctgtttttttggttaaaaagcAGGAAATGTAGGACAACATTTAGCATGTCAGGTAGTCTCTAGAAACAGTCAAGAAGCCGAGATAAATCTCCCCCAGGCTCAGTTCATCTCGAGTCTGATGAAAGTTTTGTCTTCCTGAGAGGGAAGTCGGCTGGGTCCAGAAGCAGGATGGTGTGGTTCCACAAGTCTGGATGGCGAAGGGAGAAAGCTCTGCAGCTTTAAATGTGAGTAGATGTGTTCAGTCACGCTGCTCTCCCTAGTTGGACGTCTCACTGGAGAAACTTTAGCCTCGACGTCCCTCTCTGGTCTTCTCTGATCTGCGTTAACTGATGTTTTTTGAATTAAAGACAAGCAGCACGTTTTGCATCACCGCTTTATTGTGAGTGCCAAACATCAGAAAGTGCTCCCCAatgctgctgtcagtgtgtgaagtTCCGGGGTGCTGCTGGGATGGATCAGGAGTGACGTTAGCGCTCGCTGGCAGTGGGAGACGTGAAGAACTTCTTCATGGGCCTGGCTTCACGTCTGAGGaccaaacagacaaacagaggaAATCTCGGTCAAGCTCTCTCAATTTCTCTTGCTTGTCTCAATAACTTGGTCGCGTCATATTCCTGTGTCTTATTCTGTTTGCTGTGGTCCGActggttttcctcctgctgctgtgggctTACGTGCTGAGCGTGGTGCGCATCTCGTTGACGTTGGATCTGTTTTCTGGAGACGTCAGCGGCTGAAATAGGCGACCTGAAACTGAAACAGCATTTCTGACCTCTTTCCATGTGGTGTGTGTATGGAGGAATGAGTGAGTCAGCCGGTCATCCACAGTGGGACCTCACTGTATTGTTTGtcactgctgctggagaacGTTGAGGGAGAATGATCATTCTGCAGGACTCGGGTCCAGTAGTCCTCTGGGATGGAGAGCAAGCGGCTCATCACCTGAGAGCAGATGCACAAAAATGCCCGAGTGCAGGtgcaagccccgcccacctacCCTCACGAACCAATCAGGATGCTGTCCTGATGCCGATGTTTCTGGGATCAACCATTGAAATCCAGGACATTCAAGAAGGAAGATAAAATCATctgtgaccagcagggggcggggcttcattTGGGGTGGAGCTCATGCTTTATTGGACATTTTGGGCTGACCTTAGGCTGAGTGTTGGCGTCTCTCAAGATGGTGGATGGAGACGGCTCTGCCATGCCGTGACCTACGATGGTCGGTCCAAACACCCGAGTCAAGTTCTTCCGGTCCATCTGACACAGCGGCGACTTCATCaccctgagaaacacacacacacacaaaatctagCTCTTCTACCTTCTGGACTACCTCCTTTAGCTCCATGACaagagcaaacaaacaacataGGAAAAAATTTCCTGTTCCAACTCTGTTCCACGCCTGCTAACTGTGGAACAGCTGTCAACATCTCGCTCACGTGTGGAGGTGCAGCATAATGAAGGCCAGTGTGTCCTTATTGACTTGAGGCAGCTCTGAAAGAGCCCGACAGAAGATGGCGGAGGttctttcttcatcctgcagctctggaaaaacagaaacactcaagTGTGGCTTTAAGCTCCAGAACTCCCCGGCCCACTGATCCCGGACCTCACCTGCAGCTTCCATGAAGGTTGGGTGCAGCTTGAAGGTCAGCAGAGGCTCCTTCagcctcctcaggaagtcctTCAGCAGACCACCAACCACATGGATGTTGTGCACCTTACTGAGCTGCAGTGGCTGTTTCCTTTGAAAGACCTGCTCGCACAAGTCCTTCACCTGCCGCTCGCCCCCAGGAATCCGGTACAGTCCTTTCTGTGGAACACAAGTGATCCTCAACAGATGAGTCGACCTATGAATGTTACCCAGGATCAGGATTGACCCCTCACCTCCTGGAGGCCCCGCCTCTCAATCTCAGCCACACAGTCCTTGATGGGCTGAGCGACCCGAGGCCGAGTCCGGGGAGCAAAgccctccagagagtcctgagcagaagcagaaccCGGTTAAAATCTGGAGACCCGAAggtctgtttttctgctgagaCACCCAAGCTAAAGGGCCGACTGCCAAAGCTTCGGCCCAGACCCAGAATCCAGGTCCAAGGACAGGTCTTCAGTCTGTGGCTCAGAGGTACCCTGCTGGCTCTCTTTCCCGCGGCGATGCCGGTTGCTGGGCAGCCACTGATGAACTTCTGTTGACACTCAGGGTGAACCACCACGTGACAGTTCCTGCACTTCACGGCCATCTTCCCAAAGCGGGTCCTCTTCCCACAGGGGGGGCAGGTCTCAGTCCAGATCACCTGTAGGAGGCCCACGAGGCAGCACTTAAGTCTTTTTAAAAGGATCAATACACACTTTACTGATTCCTCAGGGGAAATCAGAAGAGAGGCTGGAAGCGTCtttaaacagaaatacaaatgcCTCTGAATGACTCCTTAAAGGAGAACGTGAATGAACAGAAGCTCAGATCCTCCCGCAGAGGAACAAATCAAGCTGGACAAACTGCAAGAAACCAGGGCAGAACGTCACATCTGCCTCCTAAAAGCAGGACTGGAAAATGCTGAAGAACTCTGAGCATTCTTCAATGTGCTAAGTATTGGACATTTAGTCtctttttagttttaatttaGGACTTTGTGAAAATATCCACAATGTATTCGTTTGTCCATTTGTTATTTGTTGAGGCTCGGCTGGTGAGCAAAAGAAATCATAAATTGAAATGGATGTTTATATTACTTTAGTCTTTGtctcaacatgaaaaaaactcCTAAAGTGAGCCCATGTTGGCTCGTCTACCTGCTGATCTTCACTCTGCTGCTAGCCCACACTATGATATGTTCCTTTTAGACCACTTCTAGTCTGGATTTGGTCATCTTGAACACTGTatctggatcagggtgatccGATCCAAGGTTGCTTTGAGCAACCGGCATGAAAGCAAGACAAACTACCTGATCGCAAAAAAATGCGATCATTTTGAAATCTAGATCAATTTGATCCAGTTAAAGCTTTTTGAACTACTGGCCCCTGCTGATGCAGGCTCAGTCAGAAGCAGGTCTTAAGCAGCAGCTTTGCCGAGTCCATCAGGTTAAACGTCTTTGTGTTTCGGCTGTCCAGTTCTCCTCTGGCCTGCCAGGAGGCGATATTAGGAGATGAGGTACAGGAGGGAAATCCACAGACTGAGATTGAGCTTCTGTATCTGCCTGATCTGAAGGGCGAACAATCAGCAAACCTGCCCTCTGCCTAGAACAGTAAGCAGGCAAGGTTTTGGACAATAAATCATACCGTTTTGGAGATGAAGACGTGTTTGATGCTTATTTGCTCTCTGCTGGGAGCTACAGGAACCTCTGGTGCAGTTGGGGTTTCCACCAGAGTGTTGTCACAAGGAGACCACACCGAGGTCTGATCTGAGGAAACATGGATTCTGGGTACTGGCTGTGCAGAAAACATCACACCAGGAGGTTCACCTTCTTTCAGCTCGTCCCACTTGCTCACCTGCTGCTTCTGGATCAGCGTCCTGCATGGGGGCATCCGGGTTCTCAAGGCTCCCCTGTGTGGTTCCCTCCATCATGGGGATGGGTCCTCTGGGCTGGGGAGTTTTCATGGACGCCTTGACGACGTTCCCCACCTCCTGAGTCCACACAGACATCAGAACAGCGGGAGGGGCCTGAGCATGCCCCCAGCTGTTTGCACCTGGAACCAGCTTCTCACCTCCGCCACCTCGACggtgctctccagcagctctgcgCTCCTGCTACAGCTCTGCCTCGCCATCGCTGCTGGACCCATGGAGGAGCGCTGCAGGGCGGGCAGGAGAACACAGTGATGGGGTAGCACaccgaggggggggggcaagtAGTGACGACATGGTAACACACAGACCCTTTTCGCTCTGGGTCGAGATTTCAGAGCCTTGTTCTCAGCTGTGTCAGTAtcctgaaacacaaagagacaatcAGGATTTCTGACAACAGACAATGAAATGACATCGGTCAATTTCCTCAAGTGgtttacaagtgtgtgtgtgtgtgtgtgttttattaccAGTATTTCATATGTGCGGTCGTAGCTGATGTCAGAGTGAGACAGGAGGGACGACTCATCAATCACTGAGAGCCTTAAAACAGATCATTCAACCTGGTTAAGAATCACAAGTtcatggtgacagtgatggaaATGACCGACGATGAAGATGTTCACTCAAACAACCTTCACTTGAATTTAGCCGATTTCATGTAAACTAGATGATTTTTGGTAGAAAAATCTGGCTGCTGTCCCTCGGCTGTGTCGGGATGCCCTTTGACCCGCCCCGCCTGCCTGACGTCTCACCTTTTAGTGGTACGCTGCAATGTGGCGTTTGATCCTTTGCGCTCGAATGTGGCAAGGAGAGACTTCTGCTCGTCGTTCAGGT
This genomic window contains:
- the LOC115393835 gene encoding protein phosphatase 1 regulatory subunit 3C-B-like, with product MDCSSGSGFLNSVPIMPVDMAVRLYLACSPPLHPFLRNHGDCCAPSVPPLRPCLTTAGDDVTMATVVSACRNGGKPGRQKKSVVFADSQGLALATVHVLEELEDDELSELQFQLTQIEGATSRLQLEDSAGSVDSGPALVLDFTPPAADYLDLRNRLKAQQVSLETCSVQDRLLSGTVQVRNICFEKSVWIRITFDSWRSFRDVRCWHLNNVYASPDVDTFSFSIEVPAACESGGHVQFCVQYCTQDKTFWDNNHGNNYCLAPVDQGAGHSDDCPAALPILVPEKRSEVDPFGSPRTSAGIFPEWQSYGHIQTSTPYW
- the LOC115393711 gene encoding rac GTPase-activating protein 1-like, with the translated sequence MARLPLLEELQALLLHRLQLEDNNANCEMELEKLARNFEEVRKKWLHAEETLKTYKELLVKSDVAKAALEVKLKHARNQLDLEMKKRYKIEADFHYLQRQMQLMCDILIQDNTSAGYLNDEQKSLLATFERKGSNATLQRTTKRLSVIDESSLLSHSDISYDRTYEILDTDTAENKALKSRPRAKRRSSMGPAAMARQSCSRSAELLESTVEVAEEVGNVVKASMKTPQPRGPIPMMEGTTQGSLENPDAPMQDADPEAADQTSVWSPCDNTLVETPTAPEVPVAPSREQISIKHVFISKTVIWTETCPPCGKRTRFGKMAVKCRNCHVVVHPECQQKFISGCPATGIAAGKRASRDSLEGFAPRTRPRVAQPIKDCVAEIERRGLQEKGLYRIPGGERQVKDLCEQVFQRKQPLQLSKVHNIHVVGGLLKDFLRRLKEPLLTFKLHPTFMEAAELQDEERTSAIFCRALSELPQVNKDTLAFIMLHLHTVMKSPLCQMDRKNLTRVFGPTIVGHGMAEPSPSTILRDANTQPKVMSRLLSIPEDYWTRVLQNDHSPSTFSSSSRLFQPLTSPENRSNVNEMRTTLSTREARPMKKFFTSPTASER